A segment of the Flavobacteriales bacterium genome:
GATCGGGCATGGCTGCCCATTCTGGCTGAAGGCCAAGCGTTGGCCGTAGCGCAGGCGCGCATGAAACAGATTCAGGAGGAATTGCTGGGATCCGCGATGCTCGCCGCCGACCCCATCAAAGGGCTCGAAGCCTCCTTGGCCCGGCATGCGGGCGATGCGTCACTTAGCCTTGGATTGGAGACCACAGGCTATTGGCCCGGCGATGACGATGCGGCCATCCTCGCGGGGTTCGCTGAGCGCACAAAGGCATTCGTGCGCGGTGATACACTGGTGTTCCCGCGTGGACGATACCTCATCTCCAGCGACCTAACCGTGCCGTACGGCCATGCCGTGGTGATGGAGCCAGGCGCGCGGATCGAGATCGCTGCTGGAGCGAGCGTGATGATCCAAGGTCCATGGCATGTGCGCGGCACCAAGCGCAATCCGGTCTTCATCCGGGCAGCGGATGATGGAGCGCCCTTCGGCAGTTTCACTGTCGTAGGCGACGGCACCACCGATGTACGCATCGAGGGCTTGCAGATGAGCGGCGGGAGCGAGGGCAGGCTCAACGGCGTGTACGCCAGCGGCATGCTCGCCATCCACGGCGCCGCGGGGACCATCATGCGGGATTGCGTGATCAGCGGGTCGCACGGCGAGGATCTCATGAACATCAAGGGCGGCGAGGTGCAACTGCGCGATTGCATCTTCGAGAACGGTCACGCTGATCTGCTGGACTTGGACCGCTGCACAGGAACCATTGATCGCTCGGTCTTCCGCAACGGCCTCGCGGATGCGAACGGCGATGGCCTCGATGTGAGCGCTTCGCGCATCCTCGTGACCGGCTGCACATTCTCGAATTTGAAGGATAAGGGCATCAGTGTGGGCGAGGCCAGTCAGTTGCTGGCCATGGATTCGCGCTTCGATGGAAATTCCGCAGCGCTTGTCTCCAAGGACCTCAGCGTCGCTTACGCTTCGGGTAATCGCTTCATCGGCAACGGGATCGCCTTCGCGGCTTATCGCAAGAAGCCGATCTACGGCGGGGCACGACTGGTGCGCTACACCAACGTGCTTGAAGCGAATGCGCGTGATGAGCAGGCGGACGAGCAGAGCGCCATCATCACCGAGGCGGTCCTCGATGAGAAGGTGCGCCGCATGTTCGGGATGCCTTGATCAGGGAATGAAGATCCCTGCCCGATCTACCGGCCGTTCAGCGCTGCGGTCCACTGCGCCTTGCAGGAGCAGTTCATCGGCCGGCGCCTTGTCAATCGGATAGAGCACCGCATCGGGCTTGTCGAGGAAGATCACGTCGCTGATGGCTCCTTCTTTCAGGAGCACGCGGATCCGGCTGCAATCAGCGCGGTTCACACCGAAGACCTCATCGGCGCCGTCTTTTTCTTCACGTGTGAAGTAAACCGTGCGGGCATTGCCTTCCACATCGAGGCGGTCGAGCGCATTTTCCACGAAGTAGCCGGTCATGACGGTACCGGTCACTTGATCGTAGCGGCTGCTGTCGGCGCGCGAGAGCAGGAATCCGTTGCCGCGCACATGCAGCCGGTGGGCCTTGCCATCCTTGAGGGCGATGCGGATCGTATCTCCGGTGATCTGGTCGGCGCCGTTCCAGAGCACGGGCCGGTGATGCATGCGGATCAGGCTGTCGGCATCGCTGAAGAGCAGGGTATCGCAAGCGCCTTGCAGGTCGCGCTTGAAGAAGCGCACGCTCCGGCGCGCGGTGATGCGTCGGCCCGGGCCATCAGGCGCGGTGAAGAGCGTGTCGCCATGCACGAATAGCGTATCGTCGTCCATGCGCAGCTGCAGCTCGGCTTGTCCGGTGATCATGCTGCGCTCGTCGCGCTCGCTGTAGCGGCCTTCGCTTCCCAAGGCGCGCAGGTCGCCGCTGCTGTCGGTGATGGCCACATGGCCCCAAGCCCAGCCGATCCCGCCAGCGCGCTCGTAGTGCAGGCTGTCGCCCTCGATCATCCGGCCCTTGCTGCGCACCTGGGTCCGGCGGTTGAAGCGGGCGCGTTCGTTGCGTGTATCGTATGTGCCGCCGAGGGTGCTGATCTCGGTCTCGCCTTGCGTGATCGCGGTGGGCCCGAAGAAGGCCGCGATGCCGGTGGTCGTGGCGTAGTGCATGGTATCGCCGGTGATGCGGCGATCGGGGTGCTCCAGCAGCACGTTGCTGCCGAAGATGAATCGGCGTTGATCGGCGAGATAGGTGCCGGTGCCGCTGGTGAGCACGCTGCCGTCATCCTGGTTCACGATACGCCCCCCCTGGCTGTACACGGCGCGCTTGCCGCGCAGGTCGTAATCGAGCGCGGGAGCTGTGAGCTCCATGCTGCGGTCACGCAGGCGCACATTGCCCTCGAGGCGCGCTGCGCGCTGCTGGCCGTTGTAGCGCAGCAGGTCGGCGTCGGCGCGGAGCGTATCGCCCTGCTCGATGCTCACGTGACCGAAGGCATCCACGCGCTGATCAGCGAAGAGGAGCGCGCTGTCGCACCGCATCAGCGCTTCGGCATGCTTGAAGCGCACGTTGCCGCGGAGCCGTTGCGCGCCGCTGGCCGTCTGGTCATAGAGCCACACGTCGGCATTGAGGATCTCCACCCGGCCATCTCCTCCGCTCACCGCTGATTGCGCGGCGACCGCGGGGGAAATGATGGCCACGGGCATGAATAGCGCGGCACGCATGATGCTGCGCATGTTCAATGCGCATGCCGAGGCTTTTGGGAGCGGGGACCGCATCAATTCAATGATACGCCGGGCAGCCGGCGCATCTGGCGGTAGTGCAGGCTCAGGCGGTCAAGCAGTTCGCGGATGGCGTGGTCGTCGGCCAGGGTGGCTTGGCTGATCTCCTTTCCCTGGGAGCGGAGCATCATCACTCCGTACACGGCGGTGAGCGCGCTGGTCACCGGGCCGTCGGGGTCGCCGCCCGCGTGCTGCTGCACGGCGGTGATACCGGCCTTCGCCTTGTCGAAAAGCGCTTGGTAGGCCTCATCCTCGATTGCTTCGAGCAGGGCTTCATGAAGGTGCTCCAATTCGTTCATCACCTCTTCAACCTCGCCCAGGTGGCCGATCCGCTCGAGACCTTCGGCGCGCATGCGGACGATCAACTCCCGGTACCAATCGCGCAAGGCTGCCTTGGCCGCCTCGTCGCCATCAGCAGTGGCGATCAATCGGTCCTCCACCTGCTGCAAGTCCAGCTCAAGCGCGCGCATGAGGTCCTCGACCTGCCAAATGCCGATCACATAGCCCGCGATGTTCTCCTGCTTGCGCTGTGCGAGCGGGTCCATCATCGTTACTTATTGGCGGCCTTGCGCGCGCGATGGCGAGCATTCAGCCCATCGACCAGCTGCTGCGTGATATCCAGGCCCTCATTGCCCACCCAGATCTGCCCGCCTCCTTGCACGCTGAAGATGTAGTCGTGGCCGGCCCCTGCGTTGAATTCCTTCAGGTAATCCTCCAGTTCTTTGGCGATCTCTTTCAGCATCTCGCCCTCCATGCGGGCCAGCCGCTCTTCGCCTTCGACCTGCATGCCTTGCAGCTTCTCCATCAATCCGCGCAGCTCGGCTTCGTCGCGCTCCACCTCCGCCTTCGTGCTGTAGGTCTGGTCCTTCTGCATCAATTGCTGGTACCGCTCGCGCGCCTTGGCCTGCTCGGCCTGCAGCCCGGCCTCCAGCCGTCGGCCTTCGGTGATGTAGCGCTGGTCCTTCTCCTTGATCAGCTCATAGCCGAGGCGCAGGCTGTCCATGCGGAAGAAGGCGATGCGCGCGCGGTTCAGCCCGGCGCTGTCGGCCATTGAGGGCGCTGGGGCGACAGAGGGATCATGGACTGCCTCGGCAATCGCATCGGGGCTGGTAGGTTGGCGCATCATGAGCCAGCCGCAAAGGCCGGTCAGCGCGATGTTCCAGATGACGAGGATAGTGGGCAGGGGCTTGATCATGGGCGTTGAGCGCGGCGCGCGAAGGTATTCGCCTCCAGGCGTGAACCCCATCGCGGGAGCACGTTCAGCGCATGCGGACCCAACTCAGCACCCAGACCAGGAGCACCGGCACGGGGTATTGCAGGGCATGAAGGATGGCGATGGCAACGGGCCTGAGCAGCGCCGGGTTGGCCCAGTAACAGATGCCAGCGCATGCGCCAAGCGCAGCGAAAAAGACCATGACGGGCACCGCGTAGCGGTGATCGCCGAATCGCGTGCGCGCCATGGCCGCAGTGAGCACGGCCATGGAAACCATGAAGGCGCCAGCAGCCAGCCACTTCGCGCGTTGGGCGTCGGCGAGGTCCCAGCCTTGCGCCCAGTCACGGAACACCGAATGCGCGTAGTTCCGCTCGCGGCTGTTCGAGAGGAAGTCAATCTGGAAATTGATGTTGGTGGCCACGAATTCACGGGCAGCCCCGAGCAGTGAGGCGAGGCCAAGCCAGAACAGGCTCATCAACGCGCGTTTCTTCGGGATGACCAGGTTGGAGACCGCCGTACCGGCGCGTGATGCCCACGATTGAATCATGCCCGCGTTCATGCAACGCGCTTCGTCCAATTGCTGAACCGCTTCACCCAGAGGTACCAGAGCCCGAATACGGCGCCGTAAACCACCACATAGAAGGTGTAGTCGTGGTTGAATTCGAGCCAGCCATAACCGTGTGTGACAACGATGCACAGGACCGCGACACGAAGAGCATTGAGCAAATGGATCAGGGCGATGCCAGCAGGAATGAACCAGGCCTTGTGTTTCCAAGGTCCTGGAAAGGCGATGATGAAGACCATGAACACGGCGAAGAGCGGGATGCCATTGCAGGGATCGCCGATCCAGAGATGGCTTCCGCCCTGAATACCGATGTAGCGCTCCAGATCGATGCGCGGCTCAGGCAGCATTTCGTGTCCGAGGCCCTCGAGGACGAAGGTGGCGATGGAGACCAGGCTGTTGATCACGGCCCGATCGAGCTTGCCCCAGGAATGCAGCCCTAGGTGGTAGGTCAGGAGCCATGCCAGCCAAAGGCCTACTCCAACGACAAGGAAACGAATCAGCGGGTCACGCTTGGTCGCGGAGCCGGAAGAGAGGGACATGCCTATGCCTGACGCCGGCGCATCTGCGCGGCCTTGGCGCCCCCGTATAGCAGGCCAGCTGCCAACAAAGCGCTCAATCCGCCGTCAATCGGGATGCAAGGCGGGGGCCAGCAGGGCGGCGGCCCACCGACAGGCTGTGCCATGAGGGCACCAGCGCAGGGAAGCACAACCATACCGAGGACGAAGAGCGCGCGTAGGACCAGTTGCATCAGATCAGGAGGACTTTGATCGCCGCCAAAAGTATCGAAAGCAAATCAATCTCGCCAAAATGACTTTTCGACCGACGAAGGCAGTGCTCCGTCCTAGGCACGCGGGACCCCCCACCTATATTTGGCCGCTTTCATCGGCGGTAAACCGCGCCCTTGCGCGTCCGCACCCCACTGGATGTCCTCCCCCAAGGCTCAGCAGCGCAACAGCATCATCGATGCGAAGGATGTCCGTGCCTTCCTGCGCATAGCCACGAAGAACTGGTACTTCGTGGCGGTTGCCCTTGGCGTCTCGGCCGTGCTGGCCTACCTGTACAGCTACAAATTGCCGGATGTATATGGCGCTCGGACCCAGATCCTGCTGCGCGACCGCGAGGTGTACGACTACCAGACCCAGGTGTACAAGAGCATCGGGTACGTTGGCGCTTACAGCGACCTCGTGAACCAGAAGCGGGTGCTCACCAGCTTCGACCTTGTGAACCGGACCCTGGACAAGCTGGATTTCGACGTTTCGTACTTCATCGTCGGCAGATTCAAGACCACGCAGCATTACGGCAACATGCCCTTCAAGGTCAATATGCAGGTGCTCTCCAAGCGCTTGTATGACCGGCCGATCGACCTGCGGATCCTGGATATCGACCGCTACGAGCTGAGCTACGACAAGGATGGGGAGGTCGCTCGCAAGACCTTCCGGTTCAATGTGGATGAGCGCGATGATGATTTCGTCATCCGCGTGGACCGCTCGCCGTACATGACTGCGAAGAATCAGGCCCAGTTCGCGCAGACCGATTACCAATTCGTGCGGCATGAGCGCGCCCGGCAAGTCAATGAGCGCATCAGGTCCATCAAGGTCGAGAACCAGGAGTTCACCACCATCCTTGAGGTGACCACGGAGGATGAGGTGTCTGAGCGCGCCAAGCTCTTCCTGGATTCGCTCTCCGCGGAGTACATCCGGCAGACGCTGAAGAGCGAATACGAGATCAATGAGAATACGGTGAACTACATCGACCGCCAGCTCGCTGAGGTCACCGTGGTGCTCGACCAGCATGAGCGCGAATTGCTCAGCTACAAGCAGGATGAGGACGTCATCGACATCGAGCGGGAGGAGAACCTCTTCTTCAGCGAGATGGTCACCTACGACAAGCAGCGGAGGCAGTTCGAGCTCGACATGCAGGCGCTTGATGCGTTGGAGGAGTACGTCCTCAATAGCGAGGACGAGCGCCTGCTGCCGCCGGCCACCTTCATCATCGAGGACATGTTCCTCCGCGAAATGCTCGGCAGCCTCGTTAACAAGCAGATGGAGCGCAATGCCATGCTCTACTCCGGCACTGCAGCCAACATGGCGGTGCAAGAGGTTGATAGCACGCTTCGCCGGGACCGCGCCAGCCTGCTCACCTACATCAATAACGCCCGTTCCGCCAAGCAAGGGCGCATGGCCGATGTGCAATCACAGGTCGGCGACTATGAGCGCATGCTCCAGAAGCTCCCGAGGAAGCAGCGCGACATGATCAACATCCAGCGCCGCCTTGCCGTGAACGAGCGGCTCTACACGTTCATGCTCGAGAAGCGCGCCAGCACCATCATTGCCCGCGCGGGCATCGTGCCGCAGACCAAGGTGATCGAGAGCGCGCGCGGCTTGGGCGTGATCCGGCCGGACAAGGCCAAGATCCTGTACACCTTCATGCTCGGCGGGGTGGTGGTGGCCCTGCTGGTGGTCTTCATCCGCGTGATGTTCTACGACCGCATCGAGAACGCCGACCAGCTCAAGGAACTCACACCGCTGCCCATCTACGGCGAGATCATCGCCAGCGAGAAAGCCGAACAGAACTACGTGGTGGTGGATAGCGACCCCAAGGCCGCCATCACCGAGAGCTTCCGGTCCGTGCGCACCAATCTGGAATACGTGCAGGGCAGGGGCGAAGGCGGCAAAGTGGTGATGGTGACCAGCTACCGGCCCAACGAAGGGAAGACCTTCTGCTCGGTGAACCTCAGCGCGATCCTGGCCAAGGCCGGCAAGCGCGTGCTGCTGCTCGAACTCGACCTGCACAAGCCCAAGGTGGCCACGGGCCTCGGCATGAGCAGCACTACGGGCCTGAGCAATGTGCTCATCGGAAAGGTGCCCTGGCGCGACGCCGTGCTGCCCACCCAGTTCGAGAATTTCCATGTGATGCTCAGCGGCCCCACCCCGCCCAATGCCTCGGAGCTCGTGCTCAGCAAGAAGCTGGAGGAATTGTTCGCTGAGGCCCGACATGAGTTTGACTATGTGCTCGTCGATACCCCGCCCGTGGGCCTGATCACCGATGCATTGCTCATGATGCGCTATGCCGACTGCACCATGTTCGTGGTGAACACGCAGTTCGCCAGCAAGGACCACGTGAACAATGCCTTGGAAGTGCTGGCCACCAACCCTGGCGTGAATGCTGGCTTCATCCTCAACGGCGTCCGGATGAAGAAGAGCAAGTACTACTACAATACCAATTACGGCTACGGATACCGTTATGCGTACGGCTACGGCAGCGGCTATGGCTATGGATATGGCTATGGCCGCCGGAGCAAAGGCAAGGAGAAGAGCGATGACCGGAACCAATCCGCATGACCATGGCCATGCGTGATGCCGGGGACGCGCAATCGGAGCAATGGGAGGTAGTGGTACGTCCCGAACACGGTTGGTGGAGCCTGGACCTGCGCGAGATCTGGCGCTATCGTGACCTGCTGCTGCTGCTGGTCCGGCGCGACTTGCTCGCGGTGTACAAGCAGACCCTCATCGGCCCTGCATGGCAGGTCCTGCAACCGCTGCTCACTTCCATCATGTTCGCCGTGGTCTTCGGGATCATGGCGCGCATGGCGCCGTCCGGCATACCGCCCTTGCTCTTCTACCTGAGCGCAGTGGTGCCCTGGGGCTTCTTCAGCGGCGTGGTCACACGCACCTCCCAGACCCTGTTGAGCAACGCCGCCTTGATGACCAAGGTGTACTTCCCACGGCTGGTGGCGCCCTTGGCCACGGTGCTCGCCACCGGATTCAATTTCGGGGTGCAGCTCACGGCTTATCTGGTGTTCGCGCTCATCTACGCGCTGCTCGGCAAGCACCCATGGCCCGTGGGGGCCGAGGCCGCCATGTTGCCCGCGCTCATCGCCATCATCGCCGTCATGGGCCTGGGCGTCGGCCTCGGGGTCAGCGCGCTCACCGCGCGCTACCGCGACTTCGGCCTCCTCATCGGCTTCGCTGTGCAACTGCTGATGTACGCCAGCCCGGTGATCTTCCCCCTCTCGATGACCGCGCCCGGCAGCAAGCTCCGCGCTGCCATCGAATTGAACCCGCTCACCCCGGTGATCGAGGGCTTCCGTGCAGCCCTGCTCGGAATGCCCATGGAATGGGGCACCCTTTGGTACAGCGCAGGGGTGGCAGTCGTTGTGCTGGTGCTCGGCCTGCTTCTCTTCCAGCGCGTAGAGCGCTCATTCGCTGATGTGATATGAGCGGGCGAAGTGATTTGGTGATCCAGGTCGAGGACCTGCGCAAGCGATACAGGCTGGGCGTGATGGGCAGCGACCTGCTTGCCGATGAGGCCGCTGCGCTCTGGGGCCGAATGCGCGGTCGGGCCAATGCGGGCAAGAAGCGGCGCGCGCCGGAGGGTGAGCAGCGCGTGGGCGATTACTTCTGGTCGCTGCAAGGCGTGTCCTTCGAGGTGAAGCGCGGCGAGATGCTCGGGATCATCGGGCGCAACGGCGCGGGCAAGAGCACGCTCCTCAAGCTCCTCTCCCGGATCTCCCTGCCTACCGAAGGCGTGATCCGCATGCGCGGCAAGGTGAGCAGCTTGCTCGAGGTGGGCACGGGCTTCCACCCGGAGCTCACCGGACGCGAGAACATCTACCTCAACGGCGCCATCCTTGGCATGCGCAAGGCCGAGATCAACCGCAAGCTCGACCAGATCATCGCCTTCAGCGGCATCGAGCATCACCTCGATTCACCGATCAAGCGGTACAGCAGCGGCATGAAAGTGCGCTTGGGCTTCAGCGTGGCCGCGCACCTGGATCCGGAGATCCTGATCGTCGATGAAGTGCTCGCCGTGGGCGATGCCGAGTTCCAGCGCAAATGCATCGGCAGCATGCGTGAAGTGGCGTCCAGCGGGCGCACCATCCTCTTCGTGAGCCACAACCTGGTGAGCCTGCAGAGCCTCTGCACGCGGGCCATCTGGCTTGAGAAAGGACGGCTCCGAGCGGAAGGCCCAACGGATGAACTGGTGCGTGATTACCTGCTTGTGAGCACGCATCAGCACAGTGCCCAGGAATGGGCCGAAGGGGAGGGCCCTGGAACGGAGGACCTTCGCCTGGTCTCCGTTCGCGCGATCAGCGATGATCCTTCGGGAGCCTTCACCACCGATTCGGCCGTCCGCATCGAGATCGAGCTGGACAACCTGGGCATCGCCGATGCCGACCTCGATATCCGGCTGCAAGTGCGCACGGGCAACGATGCCATCGCCTTCAGCAACGACCTCTCTGCCAGCCAACCGGCCCGGTTCTGGAATCTTGGACGCAGCAAAGTGGCCTGCACCATACCCGCGCAGCTGCTCAACTCCAATACCTATCGTTACCACTTGGTCTTCTTCCGTCAAGGACGGGTCCTCTTCAAGGCGGAGGATGTGCTGAGCATCGATGTGCACGAAGGCGCCCGTTCGGGCTCCACCTTCCGCAAGATGCCCGGTGCGGTGAGGCCCATGCTCACCTGGCAGCGGTGATGGCGGCCATGCTCGGCAAAGCGCTGTTGACGATCACGCGGCCATTGCAGCCGCTGATGCCGCGCATGTCGCCGAAGCTGATCATCATCGGTGCCCAGAAAGCCGGTACCACGACACTGTTCGACCTGCTGAGCCAGCATCCGAAGGTGATTCCTCCAGCCGTGAAGGAGATTGACTTCTTCAGCAGCGATGAACGGTACGGGGCAGGCCTTACCGCGTATTGGAAGAGTTTCCCGCGCAGGCCCGTGGCCATGAGCAGGCACATCACCCTTGAAGCATCGCCCAGCTACCTCATGTCGCCGGTGGCGGCGCAACGCATCGCACAGCACCTGCCGAAGGCCTTGTGCCTGGCAGTGCTCCGCGATCCCGTGTCCAGGGCCTACTCCGCGTGGAACATGTACCGCCAGTTCAAAGGCGGCAAGCACCACCGCTTCCACGATCCAAGGACCTTTGAGCAGGCCGTTGCCGATGAACTTGAAGGCAAGCCATGCTACGCGCATCATGCCTATCTGGCCAACAGCACCTACGCGCCACAAGTGCAGCGCTTCATCGACCATATCGGAGCAAGCGCATTGCTCGTGCGAAGTTTCCATGAACTCACCCGTGATCCGCAGGCCCTCGTGAACGATGTGCTTACCCGGCTGGGGATCGAGACTTTCCCCGCAGGCCATCCGGCATTCGCCACCCGCAGCAATGCACGTGCGTATCCGTCGGCTATTCCTGCGGACCTCGCCGCTCTGCTGCATGCGCATTTCGAGCCTGACCTTCGCGCCTTGGAACGCACGGTCGGTCATGCCTTGGACATCGTGGATGCGGCGCCACAACAAGACCCGAAGCCGTAGGGGCGCATGAGCACGGCCCGTTACCACCCGATCCTGGATCCGTCGAGACTGGTCTTCATCGTGGGTTCACCACGCAGCGGAACCACATGGCTGAGCCGCATGCTGGGCGATCACCCGCAGGTCGCAGCGCTGGATCATGAGCTCACCTTGTTCTCAGCCTACCTCGCGCCGGTCCTCAGCGCATGGTCAAAGGAAGCCGGGCGCTTGGAGCGAACGCAACGGCCCTTCGGCATGCCAGCGCTCTTCTCCAACGAAGAGTTCATGAGCGCTTTGCATGAAGTTGCCGCCCAGGTCTATGCTCGCGTGCAGGCCCGCAGGCCCGGCGCCACGCTCATCCTCGACAAGCATCCGGCTTACGTGCGGCATCTCTCCGCGATCGCGGCGCTGATGCCGGGCAGCAGGTGCATCCATCTTGTCCGCGATGGGCGCGCTGCCATTTCCAGCATGCTTGCCGCTCCCGACCTCATGGGGCATTCGGGCACTTCAGTGCAAGCCGCTGCACAAGAATGGGCACAGAGCACTGCGATGGCGCAAGTCCACGGCGCCGGGTTCGGCCCCCGCTTCCGCACCGTGCGCTACGAGGAACTGGTATCCGGAACACCCGGCCAACTGGCGGCGCTATTCGCATTTCTTGGGATCGACAACAATGAAGCGCTTTGCGGGTCCATCGCTGCGAATCACCATCGCGAGAAGGGCCTTGTTGCGCAAGGGAAGGGCGATGCATCGGTTGTTCGGCGGACCTGGCGGCAGCACTTCACCCTGATCGATCGCTATTGGATCGATGCCATCGCCGGGGCCCAGCTGCGCCATTGGGGCTACGCCAAGGAGGGCTGGTGGGCAATCGCTTCGGCCGATCGCCTGCGTATGGCCCTGTTCCCGCTGCGCGTGCGCCTTGGGGAGTCGCTTCGGGCGCTTAAGCGCATCTGGTCCTCGCCGATCACGCGCCAGGTGAGGCCCTGATCCAGAGGCGGACGGTAACTTGCACGACCCCCATGGCGGACACCCCGATCTACGTCACGCGCACCTTCCTTCCTCCGCAGGAAGAATACATGGCCTTGCTCCATGAGGCCTACGAGAGCCACGTGCTCACCAACAACGGCCCCTTGCACCGCCGCTTGGAAGGCGCCCTGCGCGAACGGCTCGAAGCACCGCATCTGTTGCTGATGGCCAATGGCACGCTCGCGATCCAATTGGCTATGCGTGCGCTCGGCGTGAAAGGCGAGGTGATCACCACGCCCTTCAGTTACGTGGCCACCACCAGCGCGATCCTGTGGGAAGGGTGCGCGCCGGTGTTCGTGGACATCAAGCCCGACACACTCTGCATCGACCCGGAACGGATCGAAGCGGCGATCACGCCCCGCACTTCGGCAATCCTCGCAACGCATGTGTACGGCATCCCCTGCGACGTGGAGGCCATCGATGCCATCGCCAAGCGCCACGGCCTGAAGGTGATCTACGATGCCGCCCACGCCTTCGATGTGCGCTACAAGGGCAGGCCCATCACTTCCTACGGTGATGCCAGCACCTTGAGCTTCCATGCCACCAAGCTCTTCCACACCGTTGAAGGCGGTGCTACCATCGTGCATACGCCCGAGCTGGAGAAGGCCACCCGCTTGCTGCGCAGCTTCGGCCATGTGAACGACGACCACTTCACGCTGGGCATGAACGCCAAGATGAGCGAGGTGCACGCCGCCATGGGCCTGGCCGTGCTGCCGCACATGCCTGAGGTGCTGCGCAGCCGGGCGGCGCTTGCTGAGGTGTACTCGGAGGAACTCATCGATGCCGACATCACGCGCCCGGTGGTTCCGGCCGGCACCGAATACAACCACGCCTACTTCCCGATCCTGCTCCGTGATGGTGCCAAGCGGCAAGGCGTGATCGAGGCCTTGGCGGCGCATGGCGTCCAC
Coding sequences within it:
- a CDS encoding right-handed parallel beta-helix repeat-containing protein, which codes for MSRSVKHRLIGARAWLMAVAMVAVLLFVGFRFVDTDRLAGDWPLGIEHHEVDGYAALLDWRSDTASGTAERYLISSAPEACLMEERGPGWNTHWFEAEGFGDSVEVRRLRTEPGGFVIKFKRSEPFRSQRHIVLSPARVSSLRAKYLEILADELGLITPEVSFVRIIACGKDQGLFLKEERIDDDFLEKRGLPGAALAEFGHDASRPDHLFPDFDDDSLAMTDLTPVLARAYGELAAGRTDLLPYLVDARAAGALLVMAWIEHGPSAFDHAHVMAYDWSRGRLVPLYRRSRANPVARTAVPFRMSDPLTLAIVDGTIRQYVRERWSKLSDEAWRVRERFAAIDRAWLPILAEGQALAVAQARMKQIQEELLGSAMLAADPIKGLEASLARHAGDASLSLGLETTGYWPGDDDAAILAGFAERTKAFVRGDTLVFPRGRYLISSDLTVPYGHAVVMEPGARIEIAAGASVMIQGPWHVRGTKRNPVFIRAADDGAPFGSFTVVGDGTTDVRIEGLQMSGGSEGRLNGVYASGMLAIHGAAGTIMRDCVISGSHGEDLMNIKGGEVQLRDCIFENGHADLLDLDRCTGTIDRSVFRNGLADANGDGLDVSASRILVTGCTFSNLKDKGISVGEASQLLAMDSRFDGNSAALVSKDLSVAYASGNRFIGNGIAFAAYRKKPIYGGARLVRYTNVLEANARDEQADEQSAIITEAVLDEKVRRMFGMP
- a CDS encoding DUF4924 family protein → MDPLAQRKQENIAGYVIGIWQVEDLMRALELDLQQVEDRLIATADGDEAAKAALRDWYRELIVRMRAEGLERIGHLGEVEEVMNELEHLHEALLEAIEDEAYQALFDKAKAGITAVQQHAGGDPDGPVTSALTAVYGVMMLRSQGKEISQATLADDHAIRELLDRLSLHYRQMRRLPGVSLN
- a CDS encoding OmpH family outer membrane protein, with the protein product MIKPLPTILVIWNIALTGLCGWLMMRQPTSPDAIAEAVHDPSVAPAPSMADSAGLNRARIAFFRMDSLRLGYELIKEKDQRYITEGRRLEAGLQAEQAKARERYQQLMQKDQTYSTKAEVERDEAELRGLMEKLQGMQVEGEERLARMEGEMLKEIAKELEDYLKEFNAGAGHDYIFSVQGGGQIWVGNEGLDITQQLVDGLNARHRARKAANK
- a CDS encoding archaeosortase/exosortase family protein codes for the protein MSLSSGSATKRDPLIRFLVVGVGLWLAWLLTYHLGLHSWGKLDRAVINSLVSIATFVLEGLGHEMLPEPRIDLERYIGIQGGSHLWIGDPCNGIPLFAVFMVFIIAFPGPWKHKAWFIPAGIALIHLLNALRVAVLCIVVTHGYGWLEFNHDYTFYVVVYGAVFGLWYLWVKRFSNWTKRVA
- a CDS encoding polysaccharide biosynthesis tyrosine autokinase, whose protein sequence is MSSPKAQQRNSIIDAKDVRAFLRIATKNWYFVAVALGVSAVLAYLYSYKLPDVYGARTQILLRDREVYDYQTQVYKSIGYVGAYSDLVNQKRVLTSFDLVNRTLDKLDFDVSYFIVGRFKTTQHYGNMPFKVNMQVLSKRLYDRPIDLRILDIDRYELSYDKDGEVARKTFRFNVDERDDDFVIRVDRSPYMTAKNQAQFAQTDYQFVRHERARQVNERIRSIKVENQEFTTILEVTTEDEVSERAKLFLDSLSAEYIRQTLKSEYEINENTVNYIDRQLAEVTVVLDQHERELLSYKQDEDVIDIEREENLFFSEMVTYDKQRRQFELDMQALDALEEYVLNSEDERLLPPATFIIEDMFLREMLGSLVNKQMERNAMLYSGTAANMAVQEVDSTLRRDRASLLTYINNARSAKQGRMADVQSQVGDYERMLQKLPRKQRDMINIQRRLAVNERLYTFMLEKRASTIIARAGIVPQTKVIESARGLGVIRPDKAKILYTFMLGGVVVALLVVFIRVMFYDRIENADQLKELTPLPIYGEIIASEKAEQNYVVVDSDPKAAITESFRSVRTNLEYVQGRGEGGKVVMVTSYRPNEGKTFCSVNLSAILAKAGKRVLLLELDLHKPKVATGLGMSSTTGLSNVLIGKVPWRDAVLPTQFENFHVMLSGPTPPNASELVLSKKLEELFAEARHEFDYVLVDTPPVGLITDALLMMRYADCTMFVVNTQFASKDHVNNALEVLATNPGVNAGFILNGVRMKKSKYYYNTNYGYGYRYAYGYGSGYGYGYGYGRRSKGKEKSDDRNQSA
- a CDS encoding ABC transporter permease; amino-acid sequence: MTMAMRDAGDAQSEQWEVVVRPEHGWWSLDLREIWRYRDLLLLLVRRDLLAVYKQTLIGPAWQVLQPLLTSIMFAVVFGIMARMAPSGIPPLLFYLSAVVPWGFFSGVVTRTSQTLLSNAALMTKVYFPRLVAPLATVLATGFNFGVQLTAYLVFALIYALLGKHPWPVGAEAAMLPALIAIIAVMGLGVGLGVSALTARYRDFGLLIGFAVQLLMYASPVIFPLSMTAPGSKLRAAIELNPLTPVIEGFRAALLGMPMEWGTLWYSAGVAVVVLVLGLLLFQRVERSFADVI
- a CDS encoding ABC transporter ATP-binding protein, producing the protein MSGRSDLVIQVEDLRKRYRLGVMGSDLLADEAAALWGRMRGRANAGKKRRAPEGEQRVGDYFWSLQGVSFEVKRGEMLGIIGRNGAGKSTLLKLLSRISLPTEGVIRMRGKVSSLLEVGTGFHPELTGRENIYLNGAILGMRKAEINRKLDQIIAFSGIEHHLDSPIKRYSSGMKVRLGFSVAAHLDPEILIVDEVLAVGDAEFQRKCIGSMREVASSGRTILFVSHNLVSLQSLCTRAIWLEKGRLRAEGPTDELVRDYLLVSTHQHSAQEWAEGEGPGTEDLRLVSVRAISDDPSGAFTTDSAVRIEIELDNLGIADADLDIRLQVRTGNDAIAFSNDLSASQPARFWNLGRSKVACTIPAQLLNSNTYRYHLVFFRQGRVLFKAEDVLSIDVHEGARSGSTFRKMPGAVRPMLTWQR